The genomic window GGGCTGTTGGGGAAGAGAGCCAGTGGCCAGCCCCATGTCAGGCGCTTGCATGCAGGCTGTGGGTGGCAAGTGTGGctactcatttgttcattcaggCAACCGTTATGAGCATAGACCAGGAGCGGGACACCAAGAAAATGAGAACACAGTCCCTGCTTGCCTGAGGAGGGTGTGGAAAGACACAACACATCTCAGGGCAGTGTGATGAGAGCGAGTTAAAGATTACTTGGGGCCCCTTGGGATCCTAGCACACCTCAGGTACCAACCTTCTGTTGAGTATTATTATATGATGGGCACCAAGCTAGAAGCTTCTATTGCATCATTTCATTTAAGTTCATAACAGCCCCTGAGGCTGTGCAAAGCAGAGAATAACAGTGGGAACTCTATAGAGTCAGAAACTGGGTTTTAACCGTGTCTCTTTCCTAACTATGTGACCTTGAGCTTCTCAAATTTAAAGCCCAAGTGACTTAACAGTTATAAAGTGGGGATACCTCCCTCATAGGATGGGTGTTAGGATTCAACAAGGTACAGATAACATCATTTAGTCCAGTCTCAGCATGTAGTAGGTGCTTAAGATACAGGAAATACATTACTACATGCAATACATTGTACCAGTAAGAAGATTGAAGCCCCCGCTAGGTATGAGTCATGAAGAGCAGGGCCTTCATGCTACTTCAATCAGCCTTATAACTCCAGCACGTAGCACATATGCTCAGGAAGGGGttgctgaatgaacaaatgaaaagtaATTTGCTAAGGTTGAATGAGCCAGACGTGGTGGAGCCAGAATGTCAGCCCAGGTCTTCCTGACTCTACCTCGGGCCCCCGCCAGCTGTACAAGGAAGACGTGACCGTAGGGTGGGTTTGAGGACTGTGGGGTGACCATGCAGGTATATTTGTCTGCTCAGTCTGCTACAGCAAAACACTGCAGACTCGGTGGCTCACTAAGCCACAGAACTTTAGTCTGAGAAGCCCAAGATCAAAGTGGCAGCTGATTTGGGTTTTGGTGAGAACTGTCTTCCTGGCTTGTAAATGCCACCTGCTCACTAAGTCCTCATtgtgggagaagagagagagagctttcTGGTATCTCTtctcataagggcactaatcccccTGGATCAAGGCTCCACCTAAATGACCTCACTTAACCATAATTGCTCTCATATAGGCTCCAACATCCAAGTACAGTGGTGCTGAGGGTTAGGGCTTCAGTGTATGAATATGATGGAGGGGACACAAGTTAATCCATATCAGTGGGTCCCCAAGCCAACTCTGACCGCCCTGCCTTTCCCACAGGCACCCTCTGTGAATGCTACGATGAGCTGGGCAATCGCTACCAACTCCCCATCTACTGCCTGTCACCACCCGTGAACCTGCTTCTGGAGCACACAGAAGAGGAGagcctggagccccctgagcccACCCCCAGCGTGCGCCGAGAGTTCCCGCTGAAGGTGCGCCTCTCCACGGGCAAGGACGTGAGGCTCAGTGCCAGCCTGCCCGACACGGTGGGGCAGCTCAAGAGGCAGCTGCACACCCAGGAGGGCATCGAGCCATCCTGGCAACGATGGTTCTTCTCCGGAAAGCTGCTCACAGACCGCACGCGGCTCCAGGAAACCAAGATCCAGAAAGATTTTGTCATCCAGGTCATCATCAACCAGCCCCCGCCGCCCCAGGACTGAGGAGCCCATGGACCCCTGGGCAGAGAGGCCAGGGGGCGCTCTGCAGGGCCGAGAGGCCCCCCCACCCTGCTGCTGCCTTTGAGAGCTGTCCTTTCCTTCAGGGGCACCTCTTGTGTATGGCTGCTGGGCAAGCCCTGAGAGGACCCTGCTTCCCGGGGACACCGCGGGCCACCAGTGCGCGGCACCCAGGAACCAGTGTGCTGCCACACACCGGCCTTGCCAACTTGGTCAGAGAAAAGGCAACCAGGGCCCTCCACCCGGTCTCTGTCTCCCGAGGCAGGTTCAAGCCACGAGGGCCAGCCCAGAGGCCCCTGGAGCCCGGATCTGCCCTCTGGCGCTGATGGCTGTGCCCACTCCGGTTTTCTGCTCAGGGTCTGAAGCAGCTGCTGTCTCCCTGCCCTGACTCTGCTCTGGGCACAGGGCCAGtgccctggaggggaggggaccaCGCGTGAGCCCCCAGGGGCCAGGAGCCTGAGGCTGGCCTCTgcctctcccagcccccagcaCAATTGGCAGagagggggcagtggctgggcaGTGGTGGCTGGGGGTCTGCACAGGGCCATCTCCTGGCTGTGACCCTGGCGGTGGGGGGTCTGCAGCCTGGTCGTGGCCCCACAGCAGGTCCCTGTGTATAGACATATCTGCATATTTATCAATAAAGCCTTTTGCTCCTTCCTTCTTGCTTGCCTGGCTTTGACTCTGGGTTCTCCTGCGGCTCTGTGGAGCCTGGAGCCAGGTCAGGGGGGTGGAGCAGGTGGGTGTGCAGCCTGCCCAGCAGCTCCGGGCACGGCAGAGAGTATGGTGAAGCAAGGCACAAACTGCTGGTGTTCAGGCCTGCATTCTCATGGGTCCTCAGGAAAACCCACTTAACCTCTGAGCCCGCTTTGATTATCTTTCAAATGGAGGTGGTGCCCCCTCCCTCCGTTGCTGGCAGGATTCAATGGGATAATGGACGTGAACTCACTTTGAAAGCCAGGGTGGCACCACAGGCAGCATTAGTTAACCTGCTGCTCTGCTCCTGCAGCTCAAGGGTGCTGGCTTCCCTCTGCAGTCCCTGAGCCAGGCCCTTGGGACTGGGGGATGTGCAGTGTCCTGGAGATAGTACCCTCGGTGACATTACAGTGAAATCTCTGACGCATTCCGATGATGAGCCTGTGTTGGCTTGCCACCAAGAGAAGCAGAGGGCAGAAGAAGCCGGGTCTTGTGCTTCCTTAAGGGAGAGCATGCAGGTAAGCAGAGAGGGGCATCTTAGATAAGGTTGTTTGGCTTAGGGCAAGCCACGTGAGTGTCACGGAAGCACAGGGCTGTGGCGTCTGGTTCACTGGCAGGTTAAACCTGGGTTGTGGTGACCCAGGACTTGCTCCCACAGATCCAGGTGTGGAACTCAGCGAAGCAGGTCTGCCCTTTCTCCAGTTGGGAGTAGTTTTTTCCTCAGTGAGCATGACCACCGGTCAGGGCAGCCTGACAGGGAAaccagggagggaaggatgatcAGCCGGAGCTGGTGTCCTTGTCACCCGGGCTTAGCCCTGCATTCTGGCCCTTTTGGTGGCTTCTTTTGAAGCAAGACTCTGTATAAGTCCCCCAGAGGTCCCCTGAGACAGACAGACGGGTGAGGTTTGTCAGGGactcatgggtttcccaggtggcgcagtggtgaagaatccgcctaccaatgcaggagacacaaaagtttagggttcgatccctgtgtcgggaagataccttggaggatatggcaacccactgcagtattcttgctgcgaaaatttcatggacaaaggaacctggcaggctacagtccatggggtcggaaagagttggacacaactgagcacaagcattAACATGGACTTGTGGCCAAATGCAGCGATGCTTCACTAGGGGGCACTGTGGGACGCCAAGACGCAAAGATCTGCGAGAGCTACAGGCAGAGGGAGGCAcctgcccttctccccaccccccatccagCACTGCAGcccaggggaaacagtgtctgtGCCTCCCCAGAGCCAGCGAGCTTGTTCTCAGGACAGCCTGGGAATGTAGGCCTATCTTGGGTTTCCACATTTGGCTTTTGGGACCCCACACTGGCACTGGCTGGGCAGGATTTCGAGGCATCCAGCAGGTGGCACTGCCATCAGAGCTAAGAGCAGCCAGCGGGTCCTTGGAGCAGCCTGGGTGCCTTGGCTGAGGCCCAGCTGGGCCTGAGCACTCAGGACaggcgcctggcaggctcctTCCTGCAATCCCCACTCTCAAGGCACTGGGCCCTCTGACTTAATAGGCCAGGGGTTAGGGGTTGCAACtgtcccatccttccccctgcgCCCTGGGGCTGCCCGGGGTGAAGGTGACAGGTGGGGGAGGCAGGTGGAGAATTGGGCCAGTGAGCTCATGGCAAAAGCACCtagcggggcgggggtgggggccctgGCATATAAAGCCCCCGGGGCCTGCTGAGGCGGGTCGCAACAGCACAATGGCAGACTCTGAGGAGGTGCAGCGGGCCACGGCACTTATTGAGGAGCGGCTGGCACAGGAGGAGGAGAATGAggtagggctggggtgggggcccaAGGGGGTTCTGGGGACACCCAGCTCTGCTGTCAAGGGAAGGCAGAACCCGGCTGCCGTACATGGTAGGAAGGTGTCCTCAAGGGCCCAGTTGGTGCTATTCCAGGGTGCTCCTGAGAGGGCGTTGTTGGTAGTGGGAAATGAAGGCTTTAGCCCCCAGATCTTGAGAGACAAGTGGCGAGCCAAGCTGGGTTCCCTGAGACCCTGTCTGCTCACTTGGGCTTTGAGAAAACAGGCTAAGCTACACAGAACAGGACAGCCAGGATGCGGCCTGGGAGTGCAGGGCCCCGAGATCCCCCAGCTGCTGGGTGGGAGGCTGGGACAAAAGAAACTCCAGTGTCTGGTCCCTGAAGAAAGATAAAGACTGGGAGCAGAGTGAGGAAGGGATGCTGGcaagggagacatgggttttctAGGACCATCAGCCACACCAGGGGAGGCCTCTGAGCACGGGGCTCTGAACAGTTGCATTTTCTGTGGAATAAAGAAGCAAGGGAGGAAGGTATGGGCTGGTCCCACTGTTCATTTGATGGAAAAGAATACTTGACCTGGAGTTTCTCTGccaaatccctgatgctgggaggaatgaGGGGCTCAGTAAGGTCAGCCTCTGCCTCTCCCTTACCAACCCTGTGTTCATTTTAGCTGACATTTGTCAGGTGCACAGTCGACTCAGAAACAAGGCAGAGTGGAGAGAGGGTGAAATAGAGGTGTAACTCAGGATGAAGGAGCACAGAACGGGGGTGATCACATTGACCATAGACCCTCTTGAGGACTTCTCTGTGCACAGGAGGGCACTGCGTCAGGCCTTCAGGGATGGCGAGTGGTGATCAGCATGGGGAGGGTATTCCAGGCTAAGGAAATGGCAGGTGCTAATTTCCAGGTGTGGAAATGTGACTGTCAGGAGTGAGTCTGGCAGTAGGGACTGAGGCTGGGAAGGTAGGCAGGGCACAAACCAACGGGCAAGGGCCACATGAAAGATACTCTGTGGCAGTGGGAAGCCACTGCATGTTGTTGAGTGAGGCACAGTGGTGCCGTCTGACCTGTTTTCGGAAGGCATCTCTGACAGCCTTGAGAAGAACTTGGAGGGGGAGAGACTAGCCCTACCAGgaatgggagggaggagataaaTTCGTTtagaggttgtgtgtgtgtgcactcagctgctcactcatgtctgactctttgagaccccatggactgttgcccaccaggcttctctgtccatggaatttcccaggcaggaatactggagtgggttgccatttcctcctccaggggatcttcccaagccaggaattgaacctgggtctccagcgtCTCCTATAGACttcattcataaaagaaaaaggtgAATGGGATTGAGGAAGAGGGGAGGGTCAGGACTCCGGTGGAAGAAGACATGAGGCCTAGGGAAGGGAGGGCAGGTT from Bubalus kerabau isolate K-KA32 ecotype Philippines breed swamp buffalo chromosome 22, PCC_UOA_SB_1v2, whole genome shotgun sequence includes these protein-coding regions:
- the UBTD1 gene encoding ubiquitin domain-containing protein 1 isoform X1, whose amino-acid sequence is MGNCVGRQRRERPTAPGHPRKRAGRNEPLKKERLKWKSDYPMTDGQLRSKRDEFWDTAPAFEGRKEIWDALKAAAYAAEANDHELAQAILDGASITLPHGTLCECYDELGNRYQLPIYCLSPPVNLLLEHTEEESLEPPEPTPSVRREFPLKVRLSTGKDVRLSASLPDTVGQLKRQLHTQEGIEPSWQRWFFSGKLLTDRTRLQETKIQKDFVIQVIINQPPPPQD
- the UBTD1 gene encoding ubiquitin domain-containing protein 1 isoform X2, yielding MLLPSSLDLGRNEPLKKERLKWKSDYPMTDGQLRSKRDEFWDTAPAFEGRKEIWDALKAAAYAAEANDHELAQAILDGASITLPHGTLCECYDELGNRYQLPIYCLSPPVNLLLEHTEEESLEPPEPTPSVRREFPLKVRLSTGKDVRLSASLPDTVGQLKRQLHTQEGIEPSWQRWFFSGKLLTDRTRLQETKIQKDFVIQVIINQPPPPQD